A single Orcinus orca chromosome 2, mOrcOrc1.1, whole genome shotgun sequence DNA region contains:
- the MFAP1 gene encoding microfibrillar-associated protein 1, with protein MSVPSSLMKQPPIQSTAGAVPVRNEKGEISMEKVKVKRYVSGKRPDYAPMESSDEEDEEFQFIKKAKEQEAEPEEQEEDSSSDPRLRRLQNRISEDVEERLARHRKIVEPEVVGESDSEVEGDAWRMEREDSSEEEEEEIDDEEIERRRGMMRQRAQERKNEELEVMEVEDEGRSGEESESESEYEEYTDSEDEMEPRLKPVFIRKKDRVTVQEREAEALKQKELEQEAKRMAEERRKYTLKIVEEETKKELEENKRSLAALDALNTDDENDEEEYEAWKVRELKRIKRDREDREALEKEKAEIERMRNLTEEERRAELRANGKVITNKAVKGKYKFLQKYYHRGAFFMDEDEEVYKRDFSAPTLEDHFNKTILPKVMQVKNFGRSGRTKYTHLVDQDTTSFDSAWGQESAQNTKFFKQKAAGVRDVFERPSAKKRKTT; from the exons ATGTCGGTCCCAAGCTCACTCATGAAACAGCCGCCCATTCAGTCTACGGCTGGGGCCGTCCCGGTTCGCAATGAGAAAG GTGAGATTTCGATGGAAAAAGTGAAGGTAAAACGTTATGTGTCGGGAAAGAGGCCAGACTATGCCCCTATGGAGTCCTCAGATGAGGAGGATGAAGAGTTTCAGTTCATTAAGAAAGCCAAAGAacaagaagcagagcctgaggaaCAGGAGGAGGATTCATCTAGCGACCCTCGGCTACGGCGTTTGCAGAACCGTATTAGTGAAGATGTGGAGGAGAG ATTGGCTCGACATCGGAAAATAGTGGAACCTGAAGTGGTTGGAGAAAGTGACTCCGAAGTGGAAGGAGATGCTTGGCGCATGGAACGAGAAGATAGCagtgaagaagaagaggaagagattgaTGATGAG GAAATAGAACGGCGCCGTGGCATGATGCGTCAACGAGCGCAGGAGAGAAAAAATGAAGAGCTGGAAGTCATGGAGGTGGAAGATGAGGGACGTTCTGGGGAGGAGTCAGAATCAGAGTCTGAGTATGAGGAGTACACAGACAGTGAAGATGAGATGGAGCCTCGCCTTAAGCCAGTTTTCATTCGGAA GAAGGACCGGGTAACGGTTCAGGAACGTGAGGCTGAAGCATTGAAACAGAAGGAGCTGGAACAGGAGGCCAAACGCATGGCTGAAGAGAGGCGCAAGTACACACTCAAG ATTGTAGAAGAAGAGACCAAGAAAGAGCTGGAGGAGAACAAGCGGTCCCTGGCTGCACTGGATGCACTCAATACTGACGATGAAAATGATGAGGAGGAATATGAGGCGTGGAAAGTTCGGGAGCTAAAGAGAATCAAGAGGGACAGAGAAGATCGAGAAGC GCTTGAAAAGGAGAAAGCAGAAATTGAACGCATGCGAAACCTGACTGAGGAAGAGAGGCGAGCTGAGCTTCGGGCAAATGGCAAAGTCATTACCAACAAAGCTGTTAAGGGCAAATATAAGTTCTTACAGAAGTATTATCACCGGGGTGCCTTCTTCATG GATGAGGATGAAGAAGTATACAAGAGAGATTTCAGTGCACCTACCCTGGAGGATCATTTCAACAAAACCATTCTTCCCAAAGTCATGCAG GTCAAGAACTTTGGACGCTCTGGTCGTACCAAGTACACCCACCTCGTGGATCAAGACACCACCTCCTTTGACTCAGCATGGGGCCAAGAGAGTGCCCAGAACACAAAGTTCTTTAAACAAAAGGCAGCTGGGGTACGAGATGTATTTGAGCGGCCATCTGCCAAGAAGCGGAAAACTACTTAA
- the HYPK gene encoding huntingtin-interacting protein K isoform X1: MATEGDVELELETETSGPERPPEKPRKHDSGAADLERVTDYAEEKEIQSSNLETAMSVIGDRRSREQKAKQEREKELAKVTIKKEDLELIMTEMEISRAAAERSLREHMGNVVEALIALTN; the protein is encoded by the exons ATGGCGACAGAGGGGGACGTGGAGCTAGAGTTGGAGACTGAGACCAGCGGCCCGGAGCGGCCTCCAGAGAAGCCACGGAAACATGACAGTGGGGCGGCGGACCTGGAGCGAGTCACCGACTATGCTGAAGAGAAGGAGATCCAGAGTTCCAATCTGGAGACG GCCATGTCCGTGATTGGGGATAGACGGTCCCGGGAGCAGAAAGCCAAACAGGAGCG GGAGAAGGAACTGGCAAAAGTCACTATCAAGAAGGAAGATCTGGAGCTGATA ATGACAGAGATGGAGATCTCGCGGGCAGCAGCAGAACGGAGCTTGAGGGAACACATGGGCAACGTGGTAGAGGCTCTTATTGCCCTAACCAACTGA
- the HYPK gene encoding huntingtin-interacting protein K isoform X2, giving the protein MATEGDVELELETETSGPERPPEKPRKHDSGAADLERVTDYAEEKEIQSSNLETGEGTGKSHYQEGRSGADSE; this is encoded by the exons ATGGCGACAGAGGGGGACGTGGAGCTAGAGTTGGAGACTGAGACCAGCGGCCCGGAGCGGCCTCCAGAGAAGCCACGGAAACATGACAGTGGGGCGGCGGACCTGGAGCGAGTCACCGACTATGCTGAAGAGAAGGAGATCCAGAGTTCCAATCTGGAGACG GGAGAAGGAACTGGCAAAAGTCACTATCAAGAAGGAAGATCTGGAGCTGATAGTGAGTAG